A genomic region of Prochlorococcus marinus XMU1405 contains the following coding sequences:
- a CDS encoding class I SAM-dependent methyltransferase: MIFKCRHCDNNLGEPVLDLGNHPPSNAYLIKEQLDIQEVTYPLKLFVCNKCWLAQLPEYAKANELFTRDYAYFSSTSSSWCNHAKDYVEKAAKRFNLNKNSFVIEIASNDGYLLQYVEKLGIKCIGVEPTHETALEAEKKGIKTVKEFFGEKLAYRLKNENLIPETGVDLIVANNVLAHVPDINDFIKGAKFILKESGIFSIEFPHLLNLLINNQFDTIYHEHYSYLSLSFIRRLSRKFGLNLFDVESINTHGGSLRVWLSKDKKKDVSKNVFMILEKEKAFNIESIEIFRNLQLNAEKIKDNFLQFLLNSKIENDIVCGYGAAAKANTLLNFAGVKRDLIKFIVDNSPSKQNKYMPGSLIPILSADKLEKENIKKIIIFPWNIVEEISTSLKNKDIYTFIPNFKKW, encoded by the coding sequence ATGATATTTAAATGTAGGCATTGTGATAATAATTTAGGAGAACCTGTCCTTGACTTAGGTAATCACCCCCCTAGTAATGCATATTTGATTAAAGAACAATTAGATATACAGGAAGTTACATATCCATTAAAGCTTTTTGTCTGTAATAAATGTTGGTTAGCGCAACTTCCAGAATATGCAAAAGCTAATGAGCTTTTTACGAGAGATTATGCTTATTTTTCTAGTACTTCCAGTAGCTGGTGTAATCATGCCAAAGATTATGTTGAGAAGGCAGCAAAAAGATTCAATTTAAACAAGAATAGTTTTGTAATTGAGATAGCAAGCAACGATGGATATCTTCTTCAATATGTTGAAAAACTTGGTATTAAATGTATTGGTGTTGAACCTACTCATGAAACCGCATTAGAGGCTGAAAAAAAAGGTATAAAAACAGTAAAAGAATTTTTTGGTGAAAAGTTAGCATATCGTTTGAAAAATGAGAATTTAATTCCAGAAACAGGAGTCGATTTAATTGTTGCAAATAATGTTTTAGCCCATGTCCCTGATATAAATGATTTTATAAAAGGCGCTAAATTTATACTTAAAGAAAGTGGGATTTTTAGTATTGAATTCCCACATTTATTAAATTTATTGATTAATAATCAGTTTGATACTATTTATCATGAGCATTATAGTTATTTAAGTCTTAGCTTTATTAGAAGGTTGTCTAGAAAATTTGGGTTAAATTTATTTGACGTTGAGAGCATCAATACTCATGGAGGTAGCTTAAGAGTTTGGCTATCAAAAGATAAAAAAAAGGATGTTTCTAAAAATGTATTTATGATTCTTGAAAAAGAAAAAGCCTTTAATATAGAAAGCATTGAAATTTTCAGGAATCTTCAATTAAATGCAGAAAAAATAAAAGATAATTTTTTACAATTTTTATTAAATTCGAAGATTGAAAATGATATAGTTTGTGGTTATGGAGCCGCTGCGAAAGCTAATACTTTATTGAACTTCGCAGGAGTAAAAAGAGATCTGATTAAATTTATAGTAGATAATTCACCAAGTAAGCAAAATAAATATATGCCCGGAAGTTTGATTCCAATTCTTAGTGCCGATAAATTAGAGAAAGAAAATATAAAAAAAATAATAATTTTCCCATGGAATATCGTAGAGGAAATTTCAACATCCCTTAAAAACAAAGATATTTATACATTTATTCCTAATTTTAAGAAATGGTAA
- the rfbC gene encoding dTDP-4-dehydrorhamnose 3,5-epimerase, with amino-acid sequence METPYIKGVLEIQTPKIEDERGYFLSCFKENNKFTKDIWSEKQISQVNISFTKLKGSVRGLHFQKVPFSEYKIIRCIKGKVWDVAVDLRPYSETYKKWIAYELCEKKSNALIIPDGCAHGFQTLLNNCELLYLHSKNYAPNYESGIRWNDPSLNINWPLNVTVVSSRDKTLPLLKDDI; translated from the coding sequence ATGGAAACACCATACATAAAAGGGGTATTAGAAATTCAAACTCCAAAAATTGAAGATGAAAGAGGTTATTTCTTAAGTTGCTTTAAAGAAAATAATAAATTTACAAAAGATATATGGTCTGAAAAACAGATATCTCAAGTAAATATTTCATTTACTAAGCTGAAAGGCTCAGTAAGGGGATTACATTTTCAAAAAGTTCCTTTTTCAGAATATAAAATTATAAGATGTATTAAAGGTAAAGTATGGGATGTTGCAGTAGATTTGAGACCATATTCAGAAACATATAAGAAATGGATCGCATATGAATTATGCGAAAAAAAAAGTAATGCATTAATAATTCCAGATGGATGTGCGCATGGATTTCAAACCCTCTTAAATAATTGTGAGCTTTTGTATTTGCATTCAAAAAATTATGCCCCAAATTATGAATCTGGAATTCGCTGGAATGATCCTTCTTTAAATATAAATTGGCCACTAAATGTTACTGTAGTAAGCTCAAGGGATAAAACTTTACCTTTACTTAAAGATGATATTTAA
- the rfbF gene encoding glucose-1-phosphate cytidylyltransferase, which yields MKLVVLAGGFGTRLSEETHLKPKPMVEIGGKPILWHILKLYSSYGINEFIICCGYKSYLVKEYFANYFLHNCDVTFNFHENNKIQIHERKTEPWKVTLIDTGESTQTGGRLKRVQNFLEADESFCFTYGDGLSNVNIDKLIKYHNKKNRLATMTAVQPPGRYGALKIEDDLISNFQEKPDGDNAWINGGFFVLKNEVINLISGDNTSWEEEVLPVLAKKNELVAFKHKDFWQPMDTLRDKNKLEELWQKKVAPWKKWD from the coding sequence ATGAAACTGGTTGTTTTGGCAGGGGGTTTTGGTACTAGATTAAGCGAGGAAACTCATCTAAAACCAAAGCCTATGGTTGAGATAGGAGGAAAGCCAATCCTTTGGCATATTTTAAAACTATACAGTTCTTATGGCATTAATGAATTTATTATTTGCTGCGGATATAAAAGTTATTTAGTAAAGGAATATTTCGCAAATTATTTTTTGCATAATTGCGATGTAACCTTTAATTTTCACGAAAATAACAAAATTCAGATTCATGAAAGGAAAACAGAACCATGGAAAGTTACTCTTATTGATACCGGTGAAAGTACGCAAACAGGTGGAAGACTAAAAAGAGTGCAAAATTTCCTTGAAGCTGACGAGTCATTTTGCTTTACTTACGGTGATGGATTATCAAATGTAAATATAGACAAGCTGATTAAATACCATAATAAAAAAAATAGATTAGCCACTATGACTGCTGTTCAGCCACCTGGAAGATATGGCGCTTTGAAGATAGAAGATGATTTGATAAGTAATTTTCAAGAAAAACCAGATGGAGATAATGCTTGGATAAATGGTGGATTTTTTGTTTTGAAGAATGAGGTTATTAACCTAATTAGTGGAGACAATACAAGTTGGGAGGAAGAAGTTTTGCCAGTTTTAGCAAAAAAAAATGAATTAGTTGCTTTTAAGCATAAAGATTTTTGGCAGCCGATGGATACTTTACGTGATAAAAATAAATTAGAAGAACTTTGGCAAAAAAAAGTGGCCCCATGGAAAAAATGGGATTAG
- the rfbG gene encoding CDP-glucose 4,6-dehydratase, which yields MINFWKNKKVLITGDTGFKGSWLTCCLLNYESLVKGIALKPDSTNVLYNSLIEDSNFKENIDKNLYTHDDIDIRRSDELKDAILEFNPDVIFHLAAQPLVRESYSNPKLTWETNVIGSINLLESLRSLKNCSVIIVTTDKVYENISKINGFKEDDKLGGHDPYSSSKTAVELATKSWRKSFFGNNIKIATVRAGNVIGGGDWAKDRIVPDTIRSLIKSAPLKLRYPEAVRPWQHVLDPLWGYMTLAEKQMNKQTSFEYNFGPKLDDILSVQELVYLISVYWGNDLEIEILGNQPSESKYLALSINKAQKELNWSPKWDIRKTLYQTVKWYKDVNNGNSPYECIKENINSFLLE from the coding sequence ATGATTAACTTCTGGAAAAATAAAAAAGTATTAATCACTGGTGATACAGGCTTTAAGGGATCTTGGTTAACTTGTTGTCTTTTGAATTATGAAAGTCTCGTTAAGGGTATTGCTCTTAAGCCTGACTCAACAAACGTGCTTTACAATTCTTTGATCGAAGATAGTAATTTTAAAGAAAACATTGATAAAAATTTATATACTCATGATGATATTGATATACGAAGAAGTGATGAACTTAAGGATGCAATTTTAGAATTTAATCCAGATGTGATTTTTCATCTTGCAGCTCAACCACTCGTAAGAGAAAGTTATTCCAACCCTAAACTTACCTGGGAAACTAACGTAATTGGCTCTATAAATTTACTTGAATCTTTAAGATCTCTCAAAAATTGCTCAGTTATAATAGTAACTACAGATAAGGTTTATGAAAACATCTCAAAGATTAATGGTTTTAAAGAGGATGATAAGCTTGGGGGCCATGATCCTTATAGTTCGAGTAAAACAGCAGTAGAATTAGCTACTAAATCATGGCGTAAATCTTTCTTTGGAAATAATATAAAAATTGCTACAGTCAGAGCAGGAAATGTCATTGGCGGAGGTGATTGGGCTAAAGATCGTATTGTCCCAGATACTATTCGATCACTTATAAAAAGTGCACCTCTTAAACTTCGTTATCCTGAAGCAGTAAGACCATGGCAACATGTATTAGACCCCTTATGGGGATACATGACATTGGCGGAAAAACAGATGAATAAACAAACAAGCTTCGAATATAACTTTGGACCTAAATTGGATGATATTTTATCTGTTCAAGAATTAGTTTATTTAATTTCAGTTTATTGGGGAAACGATTTGGAAATAGAAATATTAGGTAATCAACCGTCAGAGTCGAAATATTTGGCGCTTTCTATAAATAAAGCTCAAAAAGAACTAAATTGGTCTCCAAAATGGGATATTAGAAAAACTTTATACCAAACAGTTAAATGGTACAAAGACGTGAATAATGGGAACTCTCCTTATGAGTGTATTAAAGAAAATATAAATTCTTTTTTATTGGAATAG
- a CDS encoding DegT/DnrJ/EryC1/StrS family aminotransferase has translation MEDKKFIPVFKPLIENEEIESAIESLELGWLGMGSYVNKFENEVRKICDIENSKKRDLAAVSTGHAAIHLSLLMIGVKAGDEVITPSFNNSADFQAIKACGADPVFVDVNKDTLCIDCDKVVELINTKTKCIIAMDYDIHLCDHNRLKEISKKYNIPILHDAAHSFGAYYEGIPIGNQHQYTIFSFDPVKTITCIDGGIIVTSNPAEIKRIHAKRLIGMTQSANLMYTNSRAWTYDMNEIGFRYHMANTHAAIGLAQLNKLDNIRTNRQRICKKYYDSLKHNNWLIAPSGEFDNINPFLYYIRVINDQRDKLREYLKNLGIDTGIHWQPGHKFSFLKNEKRGDLSITEEIAKQILSLPLHSNMSEEELDYIISAINNFI, from the coding sequence TTGGAAGATAAAAAATTTATTCCTGTTTTCAAACCACTTATAGAAAATGAAGAAATAGAATCTGCCATAGAATCATTAGAATTAGGTTGGTTAGGAATGGGTAGTTACGTAAATAAATTTGAGAATGAGGTAAGAAAAATATGTGACATTGAAAATTCAAAAAAAAGAGACCTCGCAGCTGTAAGCACTGGACATGCTGCAATTCATTTATCTTTATTAATGATTGGAGTAAAAGCAGGGGATGAAGTGATAACTCCATCTTTTAATAATTCTGCTGATTTTCAAGCTATAAAAGCTTGTGGTGCAGATCCGGTTTTTGTAGACGTAAATAAAGATACTTTATGTATTGATTGCGATAAAGTTGTTGAATTAATAAATACAAAAACTAAATGTATTATTGCTATGGATTATGATATTCATCTATGCGACCATAATAGATTAAAAGAAATATCTAAAAAATATAATATTCCAATTTTGCATGATGCTGCTCATTCCTTTGGCGCTTATTATGAAGGCATACCAATTGGAAATCAACATCAATATACAATTTTTAGTTTTGATCCTGTAAAAACAATCACTTGTATAGATGGAGGAATTATTGTGACTTCAAATCCTGCTGAAATAAAGAGAATACATGCTAAACGTCTTATTGGTATGACCCAATCTGCAAATTTAATGTATACAAATTCAAGAGCATGGACTTATGATATGAATGAAATAGGATTTAGATATCATATGGCAAATACTCATGCTGCCATTGGATTAGCCCAATTAAATAAACTTGATAATATAAGAACAAATCGTCAAAGAATATGCAAAAAATATTATGATTCTCTTAAACATAATAACTGGCTTATAGCCCCTAGTGGAGAATTCGACAATATAAACCCGTTCTTATATTATATAAGAGTAATAAATGATCAAAGAGATAAGCTTAGGGAATATCTTAAAAACCTTGGAATTGATACTGGAATTCACTGGCAACCAGGACACAAATTTTCTTTTCTTAAAAATGAAAAAAGAGGAGATCTTAGTATTACAGAAGAGATCGCTAAGCAAATATTATCTTTACCGTTACACTCAAACATGTCAGAAGAAGAACTGGATTATATTATATCCGCAATAAATAATTTCATTTAA
- a CDS encoding class I SAM-dependent DNA methyltransferase — protein sequence MDYGTDYAEIYDILSSHKKYKIETNRLHTFLSEIGIDKNKDNILSVGCGTGTHELLLADKDFSIVGIDASKNMIERAKSKNNFKNIYFIPKTLEDFNPSKKFSFAYSLFNVINCLSTLSDLISFFKHLNKNLNPSSKIYIEFWHSIPCIIDPPKKVIRNYVDKNQKYNLKRIATPANNFINQEVIIKYQIEGENNGKIINFQSTHKITLFTILEIEYALQINGFENISFYSALPEMKKLNKDELIKERMIAIVANKIKV from the coding sequence ATGGATTATGGTACTGATTATGCTGAAATTTATGACATCCTTAGTTCTCATAAAAAATATAAAATAGAGACTAATAGACTTCATACATTTCTTAGCGAAATTGGTATAGATAAAAATAAAGATAATATTTTAAGTGTTGGATGTGGAACTGGAACTCATGAATTACTTTTGGCTGATAAAGATTTTTCCATAGTGGGAATTGATGCATCAAAAAATATGATTGAAAGAGCTAAAAGCAAAAACAATTTTAAAAATATTTATTTCATTCCTAAAACTTTGGAGGATTTCAATCCTTCAAAAAAATTTTCTTTTGCATATTCACTCTTTAATGTTATAAATTGTTTATCAACACTTTCAGATTTAATAAGTTTTTTTAAACATCTAAATAAAAATTTAAACCCATCTTCGAAAATTTACATTGAATTTTGGCACTCAATACCATGTATTATTGATCCTCCAAAAAAAGTAATTCGTAATTATGTTGATAAAAATCAAAAATATAATTTAAAAAGAATTGCTACTCCAGCTAATAATTTTATTAACCAAGAAGTAATTATTAAATATCAAATAGAGGGTGAAAATAATGGCAAAATTATTAACTTTCAATCCACACATAAAATTACTCTTTTTACAATTCTAGAAATAGAATATGCTCTTCAAATAAATGGTTTTGAAAATATAAGTTTTTATAGCGCATTACCAGAGATGAAAAAACTTAATAAAGATGAATTAATAAAAGAAAGGATGATAGCAATTGTTGCAAACAAAATAAAAGTTTGA
- a CDS encoding cephalosporin hydroxylase family protein: MTQDFTFLSNLSKIILKDGTELPLNDPKAFEVISKAWIRSGWDTKYVYSFSWLGRPIIQLPEDIIRIQEVIYEVKPDVIIETGIAHGGSLIFYASILNALGKGRVIGIDIEIRKHNREAIESHNLSKFITLFEGSSIDKNIFNSVKSNINKKEKVLVILDSNHLKDHVYEELQLYSELVSIDSYIVACDGIMKDVCGAPRTRPDWEWNNPLSAIDEFITSNNKFIIEEPKWPFNEGSIKDRVTYWPKAFLKRI, encoded by the coding sequence ATGACGCAAGATTTTACTTTTTTATCTAATCTTTCAAAAATAATATTAAAAGATGGAACTGAATTACCTTTAAATGATCCAAAGGCTTTTGAAGTCATAAGTAAAGCTTGGATAAGAAGTGGATGGGATACGAAATATGTATATAGCTTTTCATGGCTTGGAAGGCCAATAATTCAATTACCTGAGGACATCATAAGAATTCAAGAAGTAATTTATGAAGTAAAGCCAGACGTAATAATTGAAACAGGTATTGCTCATGGGGGTTCATTAATTTTTTATGCTTCAATATTAAATGCTCTTGGTAAAGGAAGAGTTATAGGAATAGATATTGAAATTAGAAAACATAATCGGGAAGCTATTGAATCACATAATCTTTCCAAATTTATTACTCTTTTTGAGGGAAGCTCTATTGATAAAAATATCTTTAATTCTGTTAAGTCGAATATCAATAAGAAAGAAAAAGTACTTGTAATTTTAGATAGTAATCACCTTAAAGATCACGTTTATGAAGAGTTACAATTATACTCTGAACTGGTATCAATCGATAGTTATATTGTTGCTTGTGATGGAATAATGAAAGATGTATGCGGCGCTCCAAGAACACGACCAGACTGGGAATGGAATAATCCTTTATCTGCAATAGATGAATTCATCACATCTAATAATAAATTTATAATTGAGGAACCTAAATGGCCATTTAACGAGGGCAGTATAAAAGATAGAGTGACATATTGGCCTAAAGCTTTTCTTAAAAGAATTTAA
- a CDS encoding acyltransferase family protein, translated as MNNTNLIKSKYRNEIDGLRAFAVIAVIINHFNKNILPGGYLGVDIFFVISGYVITSSLAWRKNKNFQDFLISFFERRIKRLIPALIPFTLITGVLICFFNPFPLITLRTGITSLFGLSNFYLLKQSTDYFAESTQFNAFTHTWSLDLEEQFYFLFPFLIWFSGFGKQSKNGIKNLFITIIFLIFLSLSSYIIISRLNPSAAYFLMPTRFWEMAAGCLTFLILKSNKKFTKKLTNLNPLIIFLLIVIVLSLPINFSVLATISIVFLTSLLICCLKRGSNIFNFFVNKKVLHIGKMSYSLYLWHWSVLCISRFSIGVHFWSVPFQLAIIYLISLASYKWIEEPFRNKVWSLYKWKTILKGILLLIFSGSFLFIFENPLKGKLYLGRDSLDNGNEITNNWRDNIYSVKKEINGKVCHGEKSYSEKDMLNIFEKCIIYNPQNKNGRTVAFVGDSHNLTLMKSQKLVFNEGNNLINYSFNGCPFPYPENGLKPKECDRYLKLATNKILKFLSKNDVVVIYNYHLSHLGDNSLRDVRHNLYDKNGNLPSEGEAKFQIYKNTLINFSKKADQKGIKIIFVGATMRNNLLKISSKEWFRPFPPKYVLKEEKRNAINLNNKFKESLESIDNIKFIDPINEINCCRDIEEYNIYFRPGDTDHLSELGAETLMRKILYFITNENYLGSDKYKKK; from the coding sequence TTGAATAATACAAATTTAATAAAATCTAAATACAGAAATGAAATAGACGGACTGAGGGCCTTTGCAGTAATTGCTGTTATTATTAATCACTTTAATAAGAATATTTTGCCTGGAGGATACTTAGGAGTAGATATTTTTTTTGTTATCTCTGGATATGTAATAACATCATCCTTGGCTTGGCGAAAGAATAAAAATTTCCAAGATTTCCTAATTAGTTTCTTTGAAAGACGTATTAAGAGACTTATTCCTGCCTTAATACCTTTCACACTTATTACTGGGGTGCTTATATGTTTTTTTAATCCATTTCCTTTAATAACATTGCGTACAGGAATAACTTCTTTATTTGGTCTTTCTAATTTTTACCTTCTTAAACAATCTACAGACTATTTTGCAGAATCAACCCAATTTAATGCTTTTACTCATACTTGGTCTCTTGACTTAGAGGAGCAATTTTACTTTTTATTTCCATTTTTAATATGGTTTTCAGGTTTTGGTAAACAATCTAAAAATGGTATCAAAAATCTTTTTATTACTATAATCTTTTTAATTTTTCTTTCTCTCTCAAGTTACATAATAATTAGCAGATTAAATCCAAGTGCTGCATATTTTTTAATGCCTACAAGGTTTTGGGAAATGGCAGCAGGTTGTCTTACGTTTCTAATCTTAAAAAGTAATAAAAAATTTACAAAAAAATTAACTAATTTGAATCCTTTAATCATTTTTTTATTAATTGTTATAGTACTAAGTCTGCCAATTAATTTCTCAGTTTTAGCAACAATCTCAATAGTATTTTTAACTTCATTACTAATTTGTTGTCTTAAGAGAGGGAGTAATATTTTTAATTTTTTTGTAAATAAAAAAGTTCTTCACATAGGTAAAATGTCATACTCTCTTTATCTGTGGCATTGGTCAGTTCTTTGTATAAGTAGATTTTCAATAGGAGTTCATTTTTGGAGTGTTCCTTTTCAATTGGCAATCATTTATTTGATTTCTCTAGCTTCATATAAGTGGATAGAGGAACCATTTAGAAATAAAGTATGGAGTTTATATAAGTGGAAAACAATATTAAAGGGGATTTTACTTTTAATCTTTTCTGGTAGCTTTCTTTTTATTTTTGAAAATCCTTTGAAGGGCAAACTCTATTTAGGTAGAGATAGCTTAGATAATGGTAATGAAATTACTAATAATTGGAGAGATAATATATATTCAGTTAAAAAAGAAATAAACGGAAAGGTTTGTCATGGAGAAAAAAGCTACTCAGAAAAAGATATGCTTAATATCTTTGAAAAATGTATAATTTATAATCCTCAAAATAAAAATGGTAGAACTGTTGCTTTTGTTGGAGATAGTCATAACTTAACTTTAATGAAGTCTCAAAAACTGGTATTTAATGAAGGCAATAATTTAATCAATTATTCATTTAATGGCTGTCCATTCCCTTATCCTGAAAATGGCCTAAAACCAAAAGAGTGTGATCGGTATTTAAAATTAGCTACTAATAAAATTTTGAAATTTCTTTCTAAAAATGATGTTGTGGTTATTTATAATTATCACCTTTCGCATCTTGGCGATAATTCTCTTAGAGATGTTAGACATAATTTGTATGATAAAAATGGTAATTTGCCTTCTGAAGGTGAAGCAAAATTTCAAATTTATAAAAATACATTAATTAACTTCTCAAAAAAAGCTGACCAAAAAGGTATAAAAATAATTTTTGTAGGCGCAACAATGAGGAATAACTTACTTAAAATATCAAGCAAAGAATGGTTTAGGCCTTTCCCACCTAAATATGTTTTAAAAGAAGAAAAAAGGAATGCGATTAATCTAAATAATAAATTCAAGGAAAGTCTTGAAAGTATTGATAATATAAAATTTATTGATCCTATTAATGAGATAAATTGTTGTAGAGATATAGAAGAATATAATATTTATTTTAGGCCTGGGGATACTGATCATTTATCTGAGTTAGGTGCTGAAACTTTAATGCGAAAAATTTTATATTTTATTACTAATGAAAATTATTTAGGTTCAGATAAATATAAAAAAAAATAA
- a CDS encoding class I SAM-dependent methyltransferase, with amino-acid sequence MRNIAEQTGLLFGSCWPEFTKKQYEESVNLFTKRALANNFDLKWIEGKYCLDAGCGGGRYSVALSAHGAKKIIAMDISKTGIKEASERTKDISNISYVNASVLDIPFQANEFDFVWSAGVIHHTTDFNKALSELSRVNKSGGKLFLLIYGSGGLRWKAIKSLRPIVVDLGDNFLSNAIDEAGLPANNKYHFRDDLTVPIQKLTSKKEIIELLKLNNYENIERWEGETFDHESSCEKSLDDLRKQLIVCKAMIDISTTPLENCLSKLCYEISQNYVNFSEQTILDKNLTEAQKKEIIIGQGNHRITANKK; translated from the coding sequence ATGAGAAATATTGCAGAACAAACAGGTTTACTTTTTGGGTCTTGCTGGCCAGAATTCACAAAAAAACAATATGAAGAATCTGTTAATTTATTTACTAAAAGAGCTTTAGCCAATAATTTTGATCTTAAGTGGATTGAAGGTAAGTATTGCCTTGATGCAGGATGTGGCGGAGGAAGATATTCTGTTGCATTATCTGCTCATGGTGCAAAAAAGATAATTGCAATGGATATATCTAAGACTGGAATAAAGGAGGCATCTGAGAGAACCAAAGACATAAGTAATATTTCATATGTTAATGCATCTGTTCTTGATATCCCTTTCCAAGCAAATGAATTTGATTTCGTTTGGTCAGCAGGAGTTATACATCACACGACAGACTTTAACAAAGCATTATCAGAATTATCTAGAGTAAACAAATCTGGGGGTAAATTATTTTTATTAATTTATGGAAGTGGAGGCTTAAGATGGAAAGCAATTAAATCTTTAAGACCAATAGTAGTCGATTTAGGAGATAATTTTTTAAGTAATGCTATAGATGAAGCTGGTTTACCTGCAAATAATAAATATCACTTTAGGGACGATTTAACAGTACCTATTCAAAAATTAACATCAAAAAAAGAAATTATAGAACTTCTTAAATTAAATAATTATGAGAATATAGAGAGATGGGAAGGTGAAACTTTTGATCATGAAAGTAGTTGTGAAAAAAGTTTAGATGATTTGAGAAAACAGCTTATTGTTTGCAAAGCAATGATAGATATTTCAACCACACCACTAGAAAATTGCTTATCCAAGCTTTGTTATGAGATCAGTCAAAATTATGTTAACTTTTCTGAGCAAACAATACTAGATAAAAACCTTACTGAAGCGCAAAAAAAAGAAATAATTATTGGTCAAGGTAATCATAGAATTACGGCAAATAAA